One stretch of Ananas comosus cultivar F153 linkage group 6, ASM154086v1, whole genome shotgun sequence DNA includes these proteins:
- the LOC109711912 gene encoding serine/threonine-protein phosphatase PP1-like, whose translation MEGSGLDDLIERLLEGKKNKGSGKKVQLSEAEIRSLCVAAKEIFLSQPSLLELEAPINVCGDIHGQFSDLLRLFEYGGFPPQSNYLFLGDYVDRGKQSIETICLLLCYKIKYPDNFFLLRGNHECASINRIYGFYDECKRRFSVRLWKLFTDCFNCLPVAAVIDDKIFCTHGGLSPELENMDQIRGIERPIDVPDQGLLCDLLWSDPDREIKGWGENDRGVSYTFGADKVSEFLRKHDLDLICRAHQVVEDGYEFFADRQLVTIFSAPNYCGEFNNAGSLMSIDASLLCSFQILKPYRGKVGQTE comes from the exons ATGGAGGGGAGTGGGTTGGATGATCTGATAGAGAGGCTGCTGGAAGGGAAGAAGAACAAGGGCAGTGGGAAGAAGGTTCAGCTCAGCGAGGCCGAGATTCGCAGCCTCTGCGTCGCCGCCAAGGAGATCTTCCTCAGCCAGCCCAGCCTCCTTGAATTGGAGGCCCCCATCAATGTCTGTG GCGACATCCACGGTCAGTTCTCAGACCTCCTCCGGCTGTTCGAATACGGTGGCTTCCCGCCGCAATCAAACTACCTCTTCCTGGGCGACTACGTGGACCGCGGGAAGCAGAGCATTGAGACCATCTGCCTCCTCCTCTGCTACAAGATCAAGTACCCTGACAATTTCTTCCTGCTCCGCGGCAACCACGAGTGTGCCTCCATCAACCGTATCTACGGCTTCTACGATGAGTGCAAGCGCCGCTTCAGTGTCCGCCTCTGGAAGCTCTTCACCGACTGCTTCAACTGCCTCCCTGTCGCTGCTGTTATCGACGACAAGATCTTCTGCACGCACGGGGGGCTGTCGCCTGAGCTTGAGAACATGGACCAGATTCGTGGGATTGAGCGCCCCATCGATGTCCCCGACCAAGGCCTGCTCTGCGACCTCCTGTGGTCAGATCCCGACCGCGAGATCAAGGGGTGGGGGGAGAACGACCGAGGGGTGTCGTACACGTTTGGTGCAGATAAGGTATCCGAGTTCCTGAGGAAGCATGATCTCGATCTCATCTGCCGTGCCCACCAG GTTGTGGAGGATGGCTACGAATTCTTCGCGGATAGGCAGTTGGTCACTATATTCTCTGCTCCAAACTACTGTGGAGAGTTCAATAATGCTGGCTCGCTAATGAGTATAGATGCGAGCTTACTCTGCTCATTTCAGATCCTGAAACCTTACAGAGGGAAAGTAGGACAGACAGAGTAA
- the LOC109711911 gene encoding pentatricopeptide repeat-containing protein At4g33170-like, whose translation MRGGALLRDSLRHHCSNAHLLKSLSTQTAAFDLDRVAAASAASPGAAADAAHARLVKLLCPGAASSSSSSSSSSLWNKLLALYSRSGRPLVALKVFDKMPVRDSVSYNTMISSQPRTSRGALDAARLYARMLGEGLGPDFITFSALLAVASDAVGCARFVEQSHAHSIKFGSSSNGFVGSALVNAYDRCGGMDEAIRAFDEIAECDAVCWNVMIDVCARRGSKSRVVEVFSRMRKEGGAIFDCFTLTSVLKTCVEAEDLGLGMQLHGCAWKALLVSEAPLGNALITMYLKCGGGMNSAVEVFKLISKPNIISWTAMISGLVQNGLAEEAAKFYKQMARVGETENEFCFASLLPAFSILASLEHGRMVHCRIIKSVFSSDTMVGNALIDMYFKCGSSEDAELVFETMVMRDLVSWTIMIRGFGQHGEAKKALEIFGSMRTSGFKPDSVAFLAILSACSYGGLVNEGLRVFGSMVDDYNVKPEREHFACVVDLLGRSGRLKEAELLIGKMEKGMDPLAWETLLGACRIHGEVGLGQKSAEKVMELEPHKDGPYVLLSNMYAERRRWVEKEKLRERLDTSGLRKEAALSWFPALEG comes from the coding sequence ATGAGAGGCGGAGCACTTCTCCGCGACTCTTTACGCCACCATTGCTCCAACGCACACCTCCTCAAAAGTCTATCCACCCAAACCGCCGCATTCGACCTCgaccgcgtcgccgccgcctcggccgcgAGCCCCGGAGCCGCCGCCGACGCAGCCCACGCTCGCCTCGTGAAGCTCCTCTGCCCGGGCgccgcttcctcctcctcctcctcctcctcctcctctctatGGAACAAGCTCCTCGCGCTCTACTCCCGTTCCGGGCGCCCTCTCGTTGCCCTCAAGGTGTTCGACAAAATGCCCGTAAGAGACTCCGTCTCCTACAACACCATGATCTCCTCCCAGCCTCGCACTTCGCGCGGCGCCCTCGACGCCGCGCGCCTCTACGCGCGCATGCTCGGCGAGGGCTTGGGTCCCGACTTCATCACCTTCTCGGCTCTCCTCGCCGTAGCTTCCGATGCCGTGGGTTGTGCTCGTTTCGTGGAGCAAAGCCACGCCCACTCGATCAAATTCGGGTCGAGCTCAAATGGGTTCGTGGGGAGTGCGCTGGTGAATGCCTACGACAGGTGTGGAGGGATGGATGAAGCAATCCGCGCATTTGATGAGATTGCGGAATGCGACGCGGTTTGCTGGAACGTGATGATCGATGTGTGCGCTCGAAGAGGGAGCAAATCCCGCGTTGTCGAGGTCTTTTCTCGGATGAGGAAGGAGGGTGGGGCAATATTCGATTGCTTCACGTTGACGAGTGTGTTGAAGACGTGCGTTGAAGCAGAGGATTTGGGCCTTGGAATGCAACTGCATGGGTGTGCATGGAAAGCTCTATTGGTCTCAGAAGCTCCACTTGGGAATGCTCTTATCACAATGTATCTTAAATGTGGAGGCGGAATGAATTCAGCTGTCGAAGTCTTTAAACTAATATCAAAGCCTAACATAATCTCATGGACGGCTATGATTTCCGGGTTGGTGCAGAATGGGCTAGCAGAGGAGGCGGCAAAGTTCTATAAACAAATGGCGAGAGTTGGCGAGACGGAGAACGAATTTTGCTTCGCTAGTCTGCTCCCCGCATTTAGTATCCTTGCGAGCCTTGAGCATGGGAGGATGGTTCATTGTAGGATCATAAAGTCTGTTTTTTCGTCGGATACAATGGTTGGAAATGCTCTTATTGATATGTATTTCAAGTGCGGTAGCTCGGAGGATGCTGAGTTGGTGTTCGAGACGATGGTTATGCGTGATTTGGTGTCTTGGACTATTATGATTCGTGGATTTGGTCAACATGGTGAGGCAAAAAAGGCTCTGGAAATCTTTGGATCAATGAGAACTAGTGGATTTAAACCGGATAGTGTTGCTTTTCTTGCCATTCTATCTGCTTGTAGTTATGGAGGTCTTGTCAACGAAGGGCTCAGGGTATTTGGTTCCATGGTTGATGACTATAATGTTAAGCCAGAGAGGGAGCATTTTGCTTGTGTAGTTGATTTGTTGGGCCGATCGGGGAGGTTAAAAGAAGCAGAGTTATTGATAGGAAAGATGGAGAAAGGAATGGATCCATTGGCATGGGAAACTCTTCTAGGGGCATGTCGGATACACGGAGAGGTAGGGTTGGGCCAGAAATCGGCAGAAAAGGTTATGGAGTTGGAGCCACACAAGGATGGGCCGTATGTGTTGCTGTCGAACATGTACGCTGAACGAAGAAGGTGGGTAGAGAAGGAAAAGTTGAGGGAGAGATTGGATACTAGTGGGTTGAGAAAAGAGGCAGCTCTAAGTTGGTTTCCAGCTTTGGAAGGGTAA